One part of the Rutidosis leptorrhynchoides isolate AG116_Rl617_1_P2 chromosome 1, CSIRO_AGI_Rlap_v1, whole genome shotgun sequence genome encodes these proteins:
- the LOC139885601 gene encoding uncharacterized protein — MSIRFKFRSSVNFDSIDIDDNKPYISVAQLRSKILLQKKLNGVGHKDFDLVFFDHLTGQEYNDDEFKIPSGSSVIIKRVPAEPVASPILRHHKLEPGEPSGGVPKVIGMDLSKPEEIVQEKKLAPEDREHIKLERVANTKGIDLEKVDLPSELRCPICSTYFKEAVMIPCCQHSFCKKCICELLPRTARCPKCSSTKHRVEHLLPNLSLRHAIEHFMESQILATTPENDLQKYVPDGESCIQGKEVSTVTKRKLDLLYPTSATEKGSNQNMAESVFFEGAGFNTGKSCAINLLNSTPNNNNNNNGGINKQENLRPSTDSQGENQPVVPQVCMPDEADSTSRKRGLWVNSGGGDRSYAIDNRNRKAGRTCYRCGSPSHFIRDCPMSSSEHTMYHAGDHIYQGGMPGHAMMPYWNATSFPPVNPYMNMYGNPGMMPFSPTMVPVTPYGISPYVPSAYGTLPVPSGLNGGMAPMGARFEQPSRHSENLDYQNSDNQVKYSHEKRRRSSDYEDDSIQKRHDYHGPERSSEYKSHTDRGKGLSNSEESYGRKLQKDYLYDKNLDQRDRSGHGRYDKHSHSTHDKRDHGSSHTDRSVSGVEDVHSGSYRYDEPRYKNKKHHESSRQHHNSREHSGSDCSFSRHQINKEKDVKRRYMEDDSDYDYHHKRKRVH; from the exons ATGTCAATCAGATTCAAATTTAGAAGCTCCGTCAACTTCGATTCAATCGATATCGACGATAATAAACCCTACATATCGGTTGCACAGCTCAGATCTAAAATATTGTTACAAAAGAAATTAAACGGCGTAGGTCATAAAGATTTCGATCTCGTTTTCTTCGATCACCTCACCGGCCAAG AATATAATGACGATGAATTTAAGATACCTAGTGGTTCAAGTGTGATCATCAAGAGAGTTCCAGCTGAACCAGTTGCTTCACCTAT ATTAAGACATCATAAGCTTGAACCTGGTGAGCCTAGTGGGGGTGTTCCTAAAG TTATAGGTATGGATCTCAGTAAACCAGAAGAAATAGTTCAAGAGAAGAAGCTTGCCCCTGAAGATCGTGAACACATAAAATTGGAAAG AGTGGCTAACACGAAGGGGATTGATTTGGAAAAAGTTGACTTGCCATCAGAACTAAGATGTCCAATTTGCAGCACATATTTCAAGGAGGCTGTGATGATACCGTGCTGTCAGCATAGCTTTTGTAAAAAAT GCATCTGTGAATTACTTCCACGGACCGCTAGGTGTCCTAAATGCTCTTCTACCAAGCACAGGGTAGAGCACTTGCTACCAAATTTATCTCTTAGGCATGCTATTGAGCATTTTATGGAATCCCAGATTCTTGCTACTACTCCAGAAAATGATCTGCAGAAATACGTCCCAG ATGGAGAATCTTGTATTCAGGGGAAGGAGGTTTCAACCGTAACTAAAAGGAAGCTGGATTTGCTTTATCCTACATCTGCAACGGAGAAAGGATCAAATCAGAATATGGCGGAGTCTGTTTTCTTCGAGGGTGCAGGATTTAATACTGGCAAATCATGTGCAATTAACCTCCTGAATtcaactcctaataataataataataataatggaggtATTAATAAGCAAGAAAATTTGAGACCTTCTACGGACTCGCAAGGTGAAAACCAGCCTGTTGTGCCCCAAGTATGCATGCCTGATGAAG CCGATTCCACCAGCAGGAAAAGGGGGTTGTGGGTCAACTCTGGAG GTGGTGATCGAAGTTACGCAATTGACAACAGAAATAGAAAG GCGGGGCGTACTTGTTACAGGTGTGGCTCTCCCAGCCATTTTATAAGAGACTGCCCAATGTCTTCTAGTGAACATACTATGTATCATGCAG GAGATCATATATATCAAGGAGGTATGCCAGGTCATGCGATGATGCCCTATTGGAACGCAACTAGCTTCCCCCCTGTAAATCCTTACATGAATATGTATGGAAACCCAGGGATGATGCCTTTTAGTCCTACTATGGTCCCTGTTACACCTTATGGGATCTCACCATATGTTCCATCTGCATATGGCACCTTACCTGTTCCTAG TGGACTTAATGGGGGCATGGCACCTATGGGGGCGAGATTTGAACAACCCTCAAGGCACTCAGAGAATTTGGATTATCAGAATAGTGACAATCAAGTGAAATATTCTCATGAAAAGAg ACGAAGGTCATCTGATTATGAAGATGACAGTATCCAGAAAAGGCACGACTACCACGGCCCTGAAAGATCATCTGAATATAAATCTCATACAGACAGGGGAAAAGGTCTGAGCAATTCTGAAGAAAGCTACGGGAGAAAGTTGCAGAAGGATTATTTATATGACAAGAATTTAGATCAAAGGGACAGATCTGGTCATGGAAGATATGATAAGCATTCACATTCAACGCATGATAAGAGAGATCATGGTTCATCTCATACAGATAGATCAGTTTCAGGAGTAGAGGATGTGCATAGTGGTAGCTATAGGTATGATGAACCGAGGTATAAAAATAAAAAACACCATGAAAGCTCCAGACAACATCATAATAGCAGGGAGCATTCAGGCAGTGACTGTAGTTTTAGCCGTCatcaaataaataaagaaaaagatgttaaAAGGAGATATATGGAAGATGATTCAGATTACGACTATCACCACAAGAGGAAAAGAGTACACTAG